A stretch of Ischnura elegans chromosome 4, ioIscEleg1.1, whole genome shotgun sequence DNA encodes these proteins:
- the LOC124157180 gene encoding uncharacterized protein LOC124157180, with product MLYTKEISIGIDGVKCVEEVGELIKLVDRLTICSGLTPRGSEHAVCLGYLPENGDFTGKGRTVSRWCSECEAARKRQRDRERKRKVTSKPKHVLKINKRKNKRLIMQIHDVKSKMLDLQRKCADASPQGVEESIKMLPSIQQDAVRTCFAASRVKGTKGRRYPLNFIYDV from the exons ATGCTTTACACCAAAGAGATCAGCATAGGGATTGATGGTGTGAAGTGTGTTGAGGAGGTCGGTGAGCTTATTAAGCTTGTGGATCGGCTTACCATTTGCTCTGGATTAACTCCTAGAGGAAG TGAGCATGCTGTGTGTTTGGGTTACCTTCCTGAGAACGGTGACTTCACTGGTAAAGGGCGCACTGTATCTAGGTGGTGCTCAGAGTGTGAGGCTGCTAGAAAAAGGCAGAGGGAccgagagaggaagaggaaggtaACCTCCAAGCCTAAGCATGTCTTGAagattaataaaaggaaaaataagcgCCTGATCATGCAG ATTCACGATGTTAAGTCGAAGATGCTTGATCTCCAGCGAAAGTGTGCTGATGCATCACCACAGGGCGTGGAAGAGAGCATCAAGATGTTGCCCTCTATTCAGCAGGATGCCGTCAGGACTTGTTTTGCGGCCTCTCGTGTTAAGGGTACCAAGGGTAGACGTTACCCTTTGAATTTCATCTATGA TGTATGA